Proteins found in one Odocoileus virginianus isolate 20LAN1187 ecotype Illinois chromosome 10, Ovbor_1.2, whole genome shotgun sequence genomic segment:
- the FUT4 gene encoding alpha-(1,3)-fucosyltransferase 4, giving the protein MRARWGRRSVQRGGSGLPGTHLALLAASLLSTVVAIYVCLKQLPPLPWASPGPPRPVNVLLWWEPFRGRHHSGRPPPDCQRRFNISGCVLHTDRAAYGEAQAVLFHHRDLVKGPPDWPPPWGVQMPPAEEQKVLVMDDERQAAEAEALAALGPRPPGQRWVWMNFESPSHSPGLQGLAGNIFNWTLSYRADSDIFVPYGYLYPRTHPSEQPPGLVPPLARKQGLVAWVVSNWDERQARVRYYRQLSQFVPVDVFGKAGPGQPLPNAELVHTVARYKFYLAFENSQHLDYITEKLWRNAFLAGAVPIVLGPNRTNYERFVPSYAFIHVDDFPSASSLAAHLQFLDRNPTAYRSYFRWRRSHAVHVTSFWDEPWCLACQAVQKAGDQRKSVPNLAGWFQQ; this is encoded by the coding sequence ATGCGCGCGCGCTGGGGCCGGCGGAGCGTCCAGCGCGGAGGCTCGGGGTTGCCCGGCACCCACTTGGCGCTGCTGGCCGCCAGCCTGCTGTCCACCGTCGTGGCCATCTACGTTTGCTTGAAGCAGCTGCCGCCTCTGCCCTGGGCCTCCCCTGGCCCGCCGCGGCCGGTGAACGTGCTGCTGTGGTGGGAACCCTTTAGGGGCCGACACCACTCCGGCAGGCCGCCCCCCGACTGCCAGCGGCGCTTCAACATCAGCGGCTGCGTCTTGCACACGGATCGCGCGGCCTACGGGGAGGCCCAGGCGGTGCTCTTCCACCACCGAGACCTGGTGAAGGGACCCCCGGACTGGCCCCCGCCCTGGGGCGTCCAGATGCCCCCGGCGGAGGAGCAGAAAGTGCTGGTGATGGACGACGAGAGGCAAGCGGCTGAGGCCGAAGCCCTGGCCGCCTTGGGCCCCCGGCCCCCGGGCCAGCGCTGGGTGTGGATGAACTTCGAGTCGCCCTCCCACTCCCCGGGGTTGCAGGGTCTGGCAGGTAACATCTTCAACTGGACGCTGTCCTACAGGGCCGACTCGGACATCTTCGTGCCTTACGGCTACCTCTACCCCAGGACCCATCCCAGCGAGCAGCCGCCGGGGCTGGTCCCCCCGCTGGCCCGGAAGCAGGGCCTGGTGGCCTGGGTGGTGAGCAACTGGGACGAGCGCCAGGCGCGCGTGCGCTACTACCGCCAGCTGAGTCAGTTCGTGCCCGTGGACGTGTTCGGCAAGGCCGGGCCCGGGCAGCCGCTGCCCAACGCGGAGCTCGTGCACACGGTGGCCCGCTACAAGTTCTACCTGGCCTTCGAGAACTCGCAGCACCTGGATTATATCACCGAGAAGCTCTGGCGCAACGCCTTCCTGGCCGGGGCCGTGCCGATCGTGCTGGGCCCCAACCGCACCAATTACGAGCGCTTTGTGCCCTCCTATGCCTTCATCCACGTGGACGACTTCCCTTCTGCGTCCTCCCTGGCCGCCCACCTGCAGTTCTTGGACCGCAACCCGACCGCCTATCGCAGCTACTTCAGGTGGCGCCGGAGCCATGCCGTGCACGTCACCTCCTTCTGGGATGAGCCCTGGTGCCTGGCCTGCCAGGCTGTGCAGAAGGCTGGGGACCAGCGCAAGAGCGTCCCCAACTTGGCTGGCTGGTTTCAACAGTGA